The DNA window TGTACTGTTTATAGGAAAATGGTCATATATCAAAATTCTGTTTAgattttggatcattttttcTATAATCATGTTCAGTCATTAACTAAATAATCTAAagcaatcaaattttataatgtGATATGGATAATTAAAGTTATGGCATTGAGCATATATAGATTGAGTTGACTTTTTGTAACTTTAAGGTTGTCTTCAGGCAGTCAGTGCCATAATTTGGTCTTTTAGAAACTCTTAtactgatttgaaaaaaaactcaaaggtCATTGAacactatattattttttctgctGCAGGATCATGACATTAACTTTATTATTGTAATAGGTAGTCACTACTAGAATAGTGATAAGAAGTTCCATGTCGTGATTTTGGTTTTCATTTATAGTGATGGCATGTTTCTTTGGCTTCTAGATTTCTTTCAGAGTACAGATTCGATATCTCAAAATTGGAGCCATTGGTTGCAAAGgtgggtgattttttttttatgtttgagtttatggacttttttttttttttttttctatatttacaGCGGGGGACCAAAACTTTGATGGACCTATATTGATTCTATTACAAAAGCTGCTATTATCTCTTAGTTCTTGGAGATTGCTTTTTTACCATTGAAGAAGTGATGCAATCTTATATTTTTGCAGCCTCATTCTCCTGACAATCGTGCTTTAGCAAGAGAATGCAGAGATGTTAAAATTGACAGAGTATATATCGGATCTTGTACTGGTGGAAAAACAGAGGATTTTATGGCTGTAGCCAAAGTTTTTCTAGCTTCTGTAAGAGCCATATATCTATTTTACTTATTTCATGATGTTATTGCTGCTGGACTGTTGGGTTGTTATTTCAACTCAGCATAGAGTTAATTGAAGCAGCTACCGAGGAAGAAATTTTgcttttacttttataataatttcaatttgatttgttAGCACTTCTACTTGTGTGGGCCTTTTAACCATGGTCAATAAAAGTATAAATTCAATCATATCCTCAGGTTGATATTGATTCCTAATTAGACagggcttaatttttttttttttttatctttttaatttatagataTTGGGATATTTTTATTaggattatatttataaatctgTGCAGTTCCTGCTGTGGTTATCTGGTATTTTTGTTGAAGCTAGAATCTTCTAGGAAGTCTTTTTTCGAGTTCTAAGTTAGCCACTTATGGCCCATTATATGTAGTTTTGATCATAGACAGCTATGAAAATTTTGAGTCTATAAACAACCCCACATGTAATGATTTCTAAATCTAACTCATTGCAGGTGCTAGTAAGCTTTTCTCTGTCCTTCatctataaaaaattgaatatcttTCTTCCTCCATAGTATACTCATTTCTGATGACTAAGTTGGATTGTCATCTATGTAAAATTTGAATATCATTCTTCCTTCATGCTCATTTTTGCTTGCTAATTTGTATGGTTGTGGCATGCAAATGTGCTTGGGCACAATTGATAGGAGTTAATAGCTCTGAGCATTTGATTTAGGGTAGTCTGGCAGTTTAATCTTTGTAGCAAATAGTAGTGTTTTACACTGAGATTCGGTTTAACCCTTACATTGGTTCCATCCCTCTTCTTAGACTTGATTTTTCCTTTCGATTTTTGTCCAGGGTAAAAAGGTCAAAGTTCCCACATTCCTTGTCCCTGCTACCCAAAAGGTTTGCAATGCTTATTAACTGTCTTCAAATGCGCGGATTAATTGTAGAGTACTTCATTATACATGTAACATTACATattcatatcataaaatttacagGTTTGGATGGACGTATACACTCTCCCAGTACCAGGATCTGGTGGCAAGACTTGCGCCCAGATTTTTGAAGAAGCTGGGTGTGACACGCCTGCAAGTCCTAGCTGTGGTGCCTGTTTGGGAGGCCCTAAAGACACTCATGCTCGCATGAATGAGCCTATggtaagttaatttttttctcctgcTACATCTTAGTAACACGTATAGGTTGACTATTCTGCCTTTCTAGAGTTTCTTCCCTGATTTCTGCTATAAATAAGCTCTTGAACATAACGTGCTGGATTATTAGCTTGTTTAGGCCTTGCTTGATTCCAAAGAACAATTGAAGGGAAATGctgaaaataacattttttttcttgaccttttttcttccctttctttaCCTCAAATCATCCTGGACGAGAATGTCGGATATATAAATCTAGTTGATTATTTTACCAGTCCGCTATAAGTTACCGTTATGCATCGTTGTCTACCATTTGTACTCCTGCGTTATACTCTCTGACTTGGAAAAGATTGAGGGAGGCGTTTATGATATTCAGATATTCTGTTAACTGCTGCAAGGGCTTTGTCATTACAGGTCTGCGTCTCGACAACAAATAGGAACTTCCCTGGCCGTATGGGACACAAGGAAGGCCAGATATATCTTGCTTCTCCTTACACGGCTGCAGCATCTGCTTTGACTGGTTTTGTCACTGATCCAAGGGAGTTCTTGCAGTAGGCATTGATGTCATGTTACTTTGCACACAAAACTGTACCGTAATTTAGTAATGTGGGAGAATAAATAGTTGCTGCTATTCCGAGTCCTAAAATTTCTAGCATGTCTCAATCGTTGTGCTGCTTGAATGTAACATGTTTACTTGAGGTACAATATCGCACTTTAACCATTTTGAAGTGTTCTTGTGCAAGGGATTGTGGTACGGATGGAATATGTTGCTTATAATGGCACTTTACCCTATTATCagggtttgttgtttttgaaagtaacttttttttaaaatagtttaaaataatattttttaaaatttatttttgatataattgaaaaaatattaatttaaagaaaaaaaatcaaaattgatgaaAACTCTCCAAACAGGAGTATTTACTctgaacaataattttatttcttcaaaggGCTAAGGTAAGGGGATAGTTTATATGCAAGTAttgattttaagtattttttatttaaaaatatattaaaataatatatttttttaattttaaaaatttatttttaaagtcaatatatcaaatgattagaaaaaaaaataaaaatttagtagATACTcaagtaataagagtttaagaTTAAATGATTTGTTTTCCTTGTGATTTTAAGTTCTAGCTTTatggttgctaatataataattactaaaaatttatatggttgttaatttAAGAGCTTGTAAATGCAAGTTAATCTGAAAAGACTATGTTTGGACATTGGAGGAATAAATATCTCATGTGGTTATCTGGACAATTTCAATGGGGTTCAACTTGAAACCGTTGAATTGCATTTCTTGTAGAGCATGCATGGAAAGCGAAGATCATTAAGGCCCCATTTGGTTCCCAGGAATAAAATGAGTCAAACTATCATATAACAGCTCGTCCAGCAATCATCCATGACAATTTTGTAGCCTGTTGTTGTTCCTACACTTGGTGCAAATACCAGATGGTGGACCAATCCGAACTATAAGGTAAAAGTGTTCAAGAAAAAATGCATCAAATGTAACGATCTTATAAACAATTGAAATGTCTCAGCTCTCAAATGGACATAATTGCTGCTTTACTCTCTTTCACCTGTCAGCACATTCCTAAGATTGCAGTGGAGCCAGTATGCACATATATACATAAGATGCTATCAGTACGACTGGAAAGCTTTCCAGCTGTGGGGTTCCAAGGCTATTATTAGTCATGTTTTGCTTGATGTTCTCCCTGGATGACGAGTGTTTGGGAGACAAAAGTGAAAGAATGGACCTTTGATGGCGGGTCAGTAATTTATACCTCATGGCCTGGCTGAGAAAAGGGTATTCAGTCTTCTGCATAAATACAAGACGTCTTTTCACTTTACCTTGCAAGTTGTGGGAAACAGCAAGAAAATCCTCAGAACAGTTGAAAGAAAGTTAAGAAAGAACTAAGCATGAGGCCTTTCACTGATGAGGGCTTTCAAGAAAAGTAGTAGAATACAGTTGTCCCTTAATCATTTACTGTTATAAAGGAAAGTCAATTTGCTAATGGATCGCACTGTTGATCAATTTAGTAATCTGCAGTCAAAATCGAAATGATCACATAATCTTAGACATCAAGTTTGTCTCAATTCTTGGAGCAAAATCTCTTAACCCAGATTTCACTTATTGGCTTATATGCACTTGAACCCAGGCCCTTTGGTTTTTAGTTCCCTTCTGTtgtcttctcctttttctttcaaaaaacaaagaaaatcacccAATCAACTTGTTCCTGCCAAAAGTTCATCACGGGgtgatgttttttcttcaaaaggaAAGGACAGGACTCAAAGCGAGGTTTATCATGGAGTAATATTTTCCCCTTCAAACAAGAGAAGATCATCACCGAAGACTGCAGCTGAATTATGTACTATTAAACATGCTCTACGTCATCTACTGGTGAAATTACTGTTGCTGCATTTTTTGGTTACGTGAATCTCAGACTTAccagaagaaaaaactaaatttacatAATGAATTTCTTTGACCAGGTTTAAGTAAAAAATCTCATGTTTCTTTGACCATTTTCCTCTTTTGTCAAGTTTCCATAATGGTAGATAATCACAACCACTCTTCTTAGCCACTCTCTTAATTTCTGCCAAAACTGAAACAGTTTGGAGAAGGTAACATTTACTGATCAGCCCTTCTTGGTTTAGTGTATTAATTAGGATTGCTGTGCTTGAAAGAACGTGATGAACAGCAAATATCATCTGTTGCATAAATGGAAGAACTGTGATGGTGGAATTTACTATTGATGGTGGCATGCCAACTATCAGAATTGCGTTTTGCAGGGCTCAACTATCAAGTAACAGAGCTGCACCAGTTACTATACGAGGGTTAGAGTAACTTGAAGTGGACGTTTTAGTCGCAAGAAGATAGAATTAATCAATGCAGTTATGCCAACCCTCAGGCATACAATCAATGGATTAAAGTATAAACATGTCAAAAACATGGCCAACCGATAACATGAAAACTTCCAAGCATCAAACCACACAGGCACTAAACTGAGTCCACTAGATTTCAGCAAACTCCACTCTAGATATCAAGTACTCCCATATTTACAGTATGAGAAGCAGTCAAGTGTGCGATGCCGGTTTGGCAGCACCacataagatgaaaaaaaaaagaagctaaaatgAATATCGCctacaaaaaccaaaaaccagCTAGAACCAGATACTGGTTCAGCTAAAACCGGATAAAACAGTAAAAAGAAGGAACAATCTTGGCAAAATATTCTGATTCATCAACTTCTCTATCTGTTTTCAAGCAGTGAGTGTCTCCATGTTACAGGAGTTTAAAATGATGAGGCAGCAGCGGCTAAACAGGCTTGCTTCTTTGTTTCTCATTCCTATCCTGGAGTCTTGGAGCTGCAATCAATCAAGCAGTCTTAGAGTGTTAGGAGAAGCAAAAATAAGTGGGAAAACTAGGAGGCAAACACAGAACAGTTGATTGAAAACTTTGCATACCAAGTCCATTGGCCTCTGAGGTCCTCATGATTCGAAGCCTTTTCACAGAGGTGAGGAACATcctggaaaaaaatgaaaaggaaatcaCGCAAGAGCATTAGAAATTGAAtgcatgaacagtgcaattttTTCCTATTCAGAGAGGAAGGTTCGATACGTTTCTCAGGAGTTCTACATACACTCAGTCAACCTGGTTAAACAACTGAGGACTGATGAGAAATAATACATCACAGCAGATGGAATCATGGTCCATCAGTGCGAAAGCTCAGCTGATGGAACTAAATGTCTTGATCCATATTTATCTAGAAAGCGACATGTTGCAGAACATGGTATGGGTAGAGGAATAGCGCACACCACTTAGCTTAATATGTGGGGGTGAGGTAGGCTTAGTTCACAATCAGAGTGACAGCTTATTTTCTGCTCCCCACTGATTGTCTCAATTGACAAGGTCGCCAAGAAACAATGACACAGACACACCTGCTTGCTCACCCACCACACCGCCTCCTCTCACCTCTCCTAATTAGTAATATGAATTTACAGTTAATGATAGTTGCGTACCCCCAAGGAACATCTCCCACGAGCATCCAGTCTCCCTCTTTATCTTCATAAGTGAGCACAAACTCAGACGATCCATCCAATAGCTTAGAGAGCTTTGATAGTTGCTTCTGTCCACCTGATAATTAATACAAAACCAGCAAGTCAGTATAagaatacatcaaaatatacaGTACAGGTACTggaatataaataaacaagctagtttttcttatgtttttgaaGCAATCAAACGTGTACAATGCTGTGCTTATTGTCATTTGCAATGGAAATTATACCAGGTTTATCGCCAGGATTTTTGTAGGCAGGGAATCTGTGTACTTATATAATTTGCATTGCAATTGATGAAAAGAAATCCATGGTGGCAAACAAAAGATCAAATCCAAGCTTCTATCcgacttcaaaattaaaatagagaaataaagGCCACCGTCTCACCGATGGAATTGATAGTGGTGGTGGACCTGAAGAACATTTCCACTAATGCCTGGGCTAATGTTTCATAACAAGCATGGGCATTCAAATCTACCTTCCTTCCAATTGGAACTCCATCCATATTCACCTTGACAAATCCAAGATGCCCCTTTTCATTACCAGTAGCATTGGTCTTGTTACCATTAcagattttcttcttcaaattctcctTGGATTTATCCTTCTCACCAATTCCCTTGTCTTCCTCAGCTCTTGCAGCCTTTGCTTGGCTCACCAAGCTATTCATCCGATAAGCCCTTATAGGAGGCCACCCCACAACCTGACTGCTCCCAGgaagaaatttaatataatcagaaACTTAAACCACCAAAGGAGAAATTAATGAACTATGAAGGGAAGAGAGAGTTCGCACAGACAGATCAATTCCCTGTAAGCAAGCTTTgtatattaacaaaaacaaaattcaagattttctttCATGTCAAAGGAGGAGAAAGGACATGAACATGGATAAATCAGGAAACGTaggcaaacaagaaaaaaatattatcaactaGCAAACAAGCAGATACAAGTGAAGACAGCTAAACAAGGGACGATACAACACATCAAGTTTCAGTATTGTAAAAGAAGCAATCGTTTACAAAACGACTTGCTTCACACAATATAGAAGCAAGCAACGGAGAGAAGATAATAGAAAAATTGAAGCTTTATGCATATATATTTAGTTCTATGATAGAGTGGTAAGAAAATAAGAAGATTAGAGAAGCCCCCTAGACCAGAGAGAAAAAGAATGTCTATTAGACACAACGACAACATATAATCACCAGGaaagaaaatactgtcaaaataTGCAAATTTCACCAAACTTTTCTAGTAACTGAACAAAGTAGATTCAATCTGAAGAAAAATAACAGATAACAAAGAATGGAGTCGCCACCTGCCAGCAGTAGGGGATCCACCCTCATGGGAGACAGAGTCAGCAGCTCTCTTAGTCCCAGAAACAGCACCAACAACACAGGTAGAAGGCATAGAGTTGTTGTTGTTGGGCCTTTGAGGCTGAGAGACCACCGAAGGAAAGTCCTTGGCAGTCAAGATTCTACCACACTCACCCCATGCATTTGCCTTACCCTTTCCTCCTCCACCACTACCAAGACTCAGCCCCAGACCCAACTCTAGCTCAGCTTCCACTGGATATGAACTTGCCTCAGCCTCGATCACCTCCACTTTTGACAGTGTGGACTTATTTGTGGAGGCTCCAGAGGAACCACCGCCACCAAGTAAACCAAGACAGCCTTCCATCATCAAGATACAGTCTTTGAATTTTCAAGATTCAAGAAAAGGTTAAAGAAGTGTGCTTTCTTAAAGAGAAGAAACCAGAATGCGTAACAGTATAGGAGACAAGGAGAAAAATACCGGGCACCAGCACTAGAAGTACAGGAATTAGGAGGGAAAGGGGAGGTAAGTTGTAGCTAGGGGGTGGAAGGAAGGTGGTGGAGGAAGTGATGACCGTGGGGCCATATGTCTGCTAGTGCGCCAAGCACTCTCAACACAGGTCCACAACACACTGTCAATTTTTCTTGACATGATCATCATGTCTGTTTAGAATCTGATTTTCTCTGTTGGTacacaaaattaaatgaagaattCCCACCCATAACAATAAAGAATaaacattttttcttaaaaaataactaccgTAATTTACTGTTTAATTTCTCGAGAGTAGTCCTTTTAAAGAGACTAGGATATAGATGCCTATGgagttataaaaatcaaaatctagcTACTTGTGTGAATTTACCAGcaataatattgaaatataatcCTTCAAGTCCAATcgatttattttagaatttcgTTTTATCgagaatcttaaaaaataagatttttgtttcaacTCACATACATATACAAGTATCAAATCACGACAGATAAAGATAGAGAGAGGCCTTTGGCTCAATTGGGGTTTTCGTGCAGCTAAAAAGGAGAATATAATGTATGATTAAAACTAAGAAAAGGGTAACAAACTATAATGATTCTAATTAAGTTGTAGTAATTTTCTTAGGAATATCGTAATGGATGCCCAAATAGGATAAGAATTCTTGAAAAAAGTTGCAGATGTAGACGACGATGATGATAATTTAATGACCCGTGATTAAAGAACAAACCGAGACTTTAATTGGGGCTTAGGTGTCTCTTAGCTTTAATGTAAAAGCATAGGTTAAAGTCTAAAGCTCGAGTCTTTTTACAAGCAAAAGCATATACTAATCTCTACTGGGCTATACACCTTCCTTTCTTCCTATACGCTGTCTACTATTTTAAGGACAAGCGGCACAAACCCTTGTTTTAGAAAGTTGAGACCTAAAGATCAGATGCATTATCGATGGACAGCAGGGCTGCCTGCAGGAAAAAGCTTGAGATCAATGGCAAGAAAGGCACAGCAACACTCTTCTTTAACCAAATATTTATCATTCCAAGCTATCTTGAAAGGGACCACTTCTATGCTGTGTGTTTTGTTGGCCAGGGAGCTGGTCTCTaactcgcttgattgtttagcAAATAAATGGAGATTTAATAAATCCTGAATTAATTAAGTGGAAGCGttgctgatatatatatatatatatatatatatatatatagagagagagagagagagagaggttgctGGTTTTTTCTGTCCCGTCGATGATATTCTTCTGAAATGCCTCCATCATCATTAACAGAgagttttataaaacaaaagaaaatcacaaCCAAATCCAAGGTTGAAGAATCGAATCTACATATATTATTGATGTTACCTGACACAACGGCTGCTGAACCAATCTCTCAAAGTATTATAGAGCCTGTGTTAGGTTTCTGTATCCTTCGTATTTCCGGTGAAACGCAGGCTTGTGCATGCATAGATCCTTACGgcataaatacataaatacaCTAAGAACGTTTTGTATTGTATATTAgctatagttttttaaattgtttttttttaatatatcaaaataatattttattttttaatttttaaaatttatttttgatattaaaatattaaaatgatataaaaatattaaaaaagttaatatatacatctaatagataaatattttactaGATCCTGTCACAATAATCAAGAGTACTAATGGATTGTCTGGAATCAtgtgaattaaattcaatttatatcattaaatcaatttttgtacttaaaacactttttaatactttttaagatattgatttaaatcaatttttgtatttaaatttcaaatgagATTCAATTcatgaaaagagaaaagcaaaAGCAAGTAAGAGAAGAGATTTTCTGATTTActacaataataatttcttttaaaattattatcgaaaacaatattctaaaaatactctcctgtattttttcctttcaaacaCCACAAAGTAACCACTACTTTGTTATACAAAGTAATCTCATAAcccatcttctttttcttgtctCTTCTTTCATCTTCCTAACTCCTCCATCATTGTCTATAGCTTCAtctttgaaaagtaaaaaataaaaagttctaATGACAAATGATTTTACTTTGGAGTTTAAAGAAATGACTAATTGCAATGAATAATATTGCACATCAAGTTTGAAAGATGGTCGGGATAATTGAAACAATGAGAAAATTGAGATTGGAGGgatcaaatatttttgaaattgttaAATGACTTGTAAATCATTCTAATTTTagtggaatatttttttgaatattcaaAGAGCCACGCTTTGAATgaatggttgaaaaaaaaaaggattggtAATATGTAATATGTCATATTTATGAAAGTTAGAAGTAATATTTATGAAAGTACCACAAACTTATTTATGCaagtttcataaatttattttgaagttgaaactttttattttcatgatttgtATGGTGATGTCTTTTGAATTATTAGAGCTCTACATTcagtatttttttgaattattaatattgttaaaattattttagtcatTGACTTGTCTATTTGACTATGTGATTTgtgttaatttgatatttattttatttaagtttgatttgagaaaaaatcaagaatttttatTGGGATATTTCTAGAATTTGTTTCTTAACATtccaatgaaaatattttaatggagAAGTTTTTCCAACATGTATATTTtcaacaaatatttaataaacaattaatataatataggTCTATTTATATCTTCATTAAAATGTCTATATTTCatgtcattttaaataaatataagggtactagttaaaaagaaaaaggattaatgtaacaaaaaatatttctaaattaaaaaaaatagtcgaGATTgtcaattcaattcattttcaagtgtatttcaaataatataattgaatttaaatatatactTTAGTATTTCATTATAAACATAAGAATTATAATagattatcaattaaatttaaatatatttataaattgaatttaattcaatatgTGATTTGATTCTAAATAAATAGTAAAGTTTGGGTTATATTTACACATTAATTTactaattaaacataaatacattaataacaaaaattaaaaatgtgatctttaattaattaaattattttttttattgcaataacCAACAATCTTTGGAAGGTATACATTAATGACTTTGTTTTTGCTCCATCACTGGATTTTTTTTGAGAAACCATtacagaaataattttttttttaatgattagagATATTTTCAGGTTAGTTTTTTTCACACTAaaactgtttatatatatattctgacaattcattttaatattaatatgtttcAAGGTTGAATATAATTACTGACAAAGCAAAGTATGGGCAGAGGTTTGTTAATATATTAGCAACTCTATAAACACATCCCAATAAGGGATGTAACATGGTGACAAATAGCTTTAGATTTGTATAATAAGTCTCGAGTTAGGGCGTACATTTTTTATAAGAGTATGAGACAACCGAAGTTTTACTCATTCACCTAAACATCATAAAATACACTTTCTAGATGGTGGGGTTtcctcaaattcaaaaaaaaaaagataataagtTGCTACAAAATTACAACCATCCAAACACACAATAATATCAGAAATTTTCTTAATACATCCCACtaatttaaagatttataaTATCATCTATTGTAGTGAAACAGCTTTGCTGGAAAAATATTACATTGGTActggaaaataaaagaattaaaaaaaaaaaaggctaattgTACAGTTGGAAATGGAAGGCAGGGGATTAATTAAGTgaaatgaagattaattaggACGGGAAATCCAAAGATTAGGGAAGGTAAGAGGTTGTCTGATTCAAGGGACAAGCCGACAACGTGGGAGCCAATCCACGTGCCTCCAAGCTACCAGCTAG is part of the Populus alba chromosome 10, ASM523922v2, whole genome shotgun sequence genome and encodes:
- the LOC118048906 gene encoding auxin-responsive protein IAA13; the encoded protein is MMEGCLGLLGGGGSSGASTNKSTLSKVEVIEAEASSYPVEAELELGLGLSLGSGGGGKGKANAWGECGRILTAKDFPSVVSQPQRPNNNNSMPSTCVVGAVSGTKRAADSVSHEGGSPTAGSQVVGWPPIRAYRMNSLVSQAKAARAEEDKGIGEKDKSKENLKKKICNGNKTNATGNEKGHLGFVKVNMDGVPIGRKVDLNAHACYETLAQALVEMFFRSTTTINSIGGQKQLSKLSKLLDGSSEFVLTYEDKEGDWMLVGDVPWGMFLTSVKRLRIMRTSEANGLAPRLQDRNEKQRSKPV